Below is a window of Roseivirga misakiensis DNA.
TGAAGTAAGCTGGATACAAGGCAGCTGGCATGGAGAGGCCTTTGGTGGACAAATACAGGAAGTTTGGACACCGCCGCTCGGCGACTCAATGATGTGCGCCTTTAAACTAGTGGTAAATAACAAGGTGCAATTTTATGAACTCTGCCAAATCAGAGAAGAAAATGGCACTTTGGTACTAAGATTAAAACACTTTAACGGTGATTTAAAGTCTTGGGAAACTAAGGACGAAACTGTTGATTTTCCACTAGTGAAATTAGAAGAAAACAAGGTGTACTTCGATGGATTTACAATTGAAAAGGCTGCCGATGACAAACTAAACATGTATGTCGTGATTAGCGAGGCCGGTAAAAAAGAAGAAATGACCTTTAATTATACTAGAACTATTGACTAGAGTATCATCCAAAGTAAAAAAGCGATAATCAAAACTATTGCCACCCACTTGGATCCCGCAGGCTGAGTGGGAAACTCGTACTGGCAGATCGGGCAAACCTTCGCCTTGGCATCAATCTCCATAGCGCACGAAGGGCACTCTTGTTTCTTTTCTTTCACCATCGCTTCATTTTCAGTAAATTAAGAAAATGGAGTCAAACTTGAGCATCCGCGGTATAGAACCCGTACTTCCTTCGCAAGATATTGTCCGTGATATAGCATGGCATAAAAAGTACACAGGCTTTGAATATAGCAGCGGAGATAAGATGTATGCAGTGCTCAAAAGAGATAATCAATACATTCATTTACAATGGCATGCTGATAATGAAGAAGATCCACTATTGGGTGGCTCAGTCGTAAAAATATTCGTCTTCGATATTATGCCTTTTGTAGAAGAGTTTATCGACCGAGGTACAATCAAACCAGAAAAATTTCAACGAAATACGCCATGGGGCACCCATGAATTTGGATTCTTTGACCTCAACGGAAACGCCATTTACATAGTCCAAGATAAATAAAACGTATCGCCTTCAGAACAGCTTCCCATGAATCAACTCATCGATAAATTTTATACCGCATTCGCCAATCTTGATGCCGAAACAATGGCGGCGTGCTACCACAAAGACATAATGTTTTATGATCCGGGTTTTGGCGAACTGAAAGGTGAAAAAGCTGGTAATATGTGGCGAATGCTATGTTCCAATCAAAAAGGTAAAGGCTTAAAAGTGGTTCATGCCAATGTAAACGCCAATGAAAACACTGGACAAGCCGATTGGGAAGCGTGGTATACATTTAGCAAAACAGGCAGAAAAGTTCATAATATCATTCATGCAGAGTTTGAGTTTAAAGATGGCCTCATCATCAAACATACCGATCATTTCAACCTACACCGATGGTCTTCTCAAGCACTTGGCACCAGTGGTAAGTTATTAGGCTGGACAGGGTTCTTCAGAAAGAAGCTCCAAAACCAGACAGGAAGAATGCTCGATAAATTCGAATCTACCCTATGATTTTATAGTCGGTCAACGGGTAGTTCATTTTACTGCTTATCTTATGCAGTAAATTTAAACTAACCAGAATGAAACGATTATTAACACTTTTAATGTTGCTGACTTTTTGTTTGGCTCCCCTAGCACAAGGGCAAGACCAAAAAACAGTAATTGAGAACATTATTAAAGAGGCCAATGGCAACTCACAGCTAGAGGAACTTGCTTATGAGATGCTTGACAAAAATGGACCTCGACTAGTAGGAAGCCCTCAAATGCAAGCTGCGAATGAATGGGCTGTCAATAAATTTGAAAGTTGGGGTATTTCCGCCAGAAATGAGCAATGGGGAGAATGGCGCGGTTGGGAACGTGGAATTACGCATGTCGACCTTATCGAACCAAGAGTAAAAACACTAGAAGCTATGTCCTTAGCATGGAGCCCAGCTTCAAACGGCCCGGTAACTGCAGAAGTTGTTATGATTCCAGATGTAGCGGATCAAGCAGCTTTTGAAGCGTGGTTGCCTACGGTGAAAGGAAAATTCGTGATGATTAACGCCGCTCAACCGACAGGTAGACCAGATTACAACTGGGAAAAGTTTGGTACCGAAGCTTCGATTGAAAAAATGAGAAAAGATCGAAATACGATCTTAAGAGCTTGGTCTCAGCGAATTAGAAAGACAGGTTATAATAGTAGAACGCTACCTACAGCACTTGAAGATGCTGGGGCCGTCGGAATTTTGATTTCTAACTGGTCAAGAGGATTCGGCGTAAATAAGATTTTTGGTGCCAGAACCAAAAAAGTGCCAACCGTTGATATCGGACTGGAAGATTACGGAACACTTTTCAGAATGGTTGAGCATGGTGATGCACCTCAAATCAGAGTGGAAGTCACTTCTAAAGAGCTCGGAATGATGCCAACCTATAATACCATGGCGGAAATTAAGGGTAGCGAAAAGCCTAATGAATACGTCATGCTTTCTGCTCATTTCGATTCTTGGGATGGTGGTACTGGTGCTACCGACAACGGTACAGGGTCATTAGTGATGATGGAAGCCATGAGAATCTTGAAGAAACACTATCCAAACCCAAAAAGAACGATTCTTGCTGGGCTTTGGGGAAGTGAAGAGCAAGGCTTAAACGGATCAAGTGCTTTTGTTCAAGATAACCCAAAAGTGGTGGAAGGCCTTCAAGCACTTTTCAACCAAGATAATGGAACAGGAAGAGTTGTAAATATTAGCGGACAGGGATTCCTTCACTCTTATGAATTCATTAACAGGTGGTTGGGAGCAGTTCCAAGAGAGTATAAATCTGAAATCAGAACGAATTTCCCTGGTACTCCAGGCGGCGGCGGCTCAGACTATGCATCATTTGTATCCGCAGGAGCCCCAGGATTTAGCTTAAGTTCTCTTAGTTGGGATTATGGTAGCTATACTTGGCATACCAACCGTGATACTTACGATAAAATTGTATTTGATGACGTGAGAAATAACGCCATTTTAACCGCTATTCTGGTCTATATGGCGTCAGAAGATCCTAAAACCTTTCCAAGGGATAAGGCTGAGTTAGGTACGAATCCAAGAAATGGACAACCACGTGCTTGGCCGACGCCAAGAAATCCAAACCGTAAAGGAGGTCAGTAAGAACTATTAACCCCAACCTGAGGCCAGCGCATTTTTAATCATGTGCTGGCCTTTTTATTTTGAGTTGGTAACTTTTGATCAAACTTGGCAGTCTATCTACTGACTTACTTTGAAACCAAATGAAAAATCTACTAGCAACCGCCCTTTTATTCATTTCTACCATTAGCGTAGCTCAAAATGCCAATATTGAGGAAAGAATTAAAAGAATTGAAAATGGCTTACTGCCAGTTCTTCAGATTAAAGGAGAAAAGATTCCTACTTACAATGTAAACGAACGCCTAAAGCAATTAAGGATTCCAGGAATGAGTGTGGCCTTCGTCAAAGACGGAAAAGTCGAATGGGCGCGTGCCTACGGTATGTCCGATGTAGCTAGCAACAAACCGATGACTACAGAGACTATGCTATTAGCTGGATCGATTAGTAAACCAGTTGCTGCCCTCAGAGCACATCAGCTTGTAGAAAATGGTTCGTTAAGCCTAGATACCGACGTAAATGAGTATTTAAAGTCTTGGAAGGTCCCAGAAAATGAATTTACCACAAAAGAAAAAGTCACTTTGAGAAGAATTCTCAACCATACAGCCGGTCTGACAGTATGGGGATTTCCAGGTTACGATAAAGGCGATAAGATTCCATCTGTATCAGAAGTATTAGATGGAAAGGGTAATACAGATGCAGTTCGCGTGTACAAAGAGCCCGGTAAGAGTTGGATGTATTCTGGTGGAGGTTACACTATCATGCAGTTAATGATTACTGATGTGGAAGGCATAAACTTTCCAGAGACCATGCAAAAAAATGTGTTAGACCCTCTTGGGATGACCAAAAGTACTTTTGTAAACCCTTTGCCTGAAAAGTACCACGGTATGGCGGCTACTGGATACAGAGGAAACGGACAGGAAGTGGAAGGTAAATGGCCGATTTACCCCGAAATGGCAGCTGCGGGACTTTGGACCACCCCTACCCAACTGATCCAATATGCCATCGAAGTTCAGAAGATTAACAAGGATAAAAAAGATGGTGTTTTAACTTATAACTCAATAGAAGCCATGCTGACTCCTGGTATGAATGATCACGGCCTTGGACCACAAGCTGGTAAAGAAAGATTTGGACATGGTGGTGCAGATGAAGGCTTTAGAGCGAATCTTATTGCCTGGAAAAATGAACCATATGCTATGGTCGTCATGGTTAATTCAGATAACGGTCAGATTATTCAGGAAATGCAACTAGCTATTGCCAAAGAGTACGGATTGTCTGGAGTAGAAGCAGATGTAAGAGAGATTGCTAAACTATCTTCAGAGGAATTCGAAAAGTACACTGGAAAATTCCAGGTGGGCGAACTTGGTGTTGTTGAGGTAGAAAATACGGGAAAATCACTCCTCTTTAAAGCACCGTTCATTCAACAACGTGTAGAAATTGTGCCTCAAAGTGAGACAAACTTTTTCGATAAAGCCGATGGTACACAGATTATATTTGAACTAGCCGAAGGCAAGGTCACCGGATTCAAGGTGCAAGGGCTACAAGCCAAAAGAATTATAGAAGACTAATACTCAGGAGGCCTTCGGCTAGATTTCTTATCCGAATGCCTCTTTTTATCATCTAACCTTTTGCGAATAGCAGCCTTTGAAGGTTTGGACTTTTTGCGAGGTTTAGGATCGGTAAACGCGGCGACAATCAGTTTTCGAAATGCCGCAATTGTTTCCTCTTTGTTTCTTAACTGGCTTCGGTGTTTTTCCGAATGAATAG
It encodes the following:
- a CDS encoding DUF6265 family protein — protein: MQGSWHGEAFGGQIQEVWTPPLGDSMMCAFKLVVNNKVQFYELCQIREENGTLVLRLKHFNGDLKSWETKDETVDFPLVKLEENKVYFDGFTIEKAADDKLNMYVVISEAGKKEEMTFNYTRTID
- a CDS encoding VOC family protein: MESNLSIRGIEPVLPSQDIVRDIAWHKKYTGFEYSSGDKMYAVLKRDNQYIHLQWHADNEEDPLLGGSVVKIFVFDIMPFVEEFIDRGTIKPEKFQRNTPWGTHEFGFFDLNGNAIYIVQDK
- a CDS encoding nuclear transport factor 2 family protein, with translation MNQLIDKFYTAFANLDAETMAACYHKDIMFYDPGFGELKGEKAGNMWRMLCSNQKGKGLKVVHANVNANENTGQADWEAWYTFSKTGRKVHNIIHAEFEFKDGLIIKHTDHFNLHRWSSQALGTSGKLLGWTGFFRKKLQNQTGRMLDKFESTL
- a CDS encoding M20/M25/M40 family metallo-hydrolase, with the protein product MKRLLTLLMLLTFCLAPLAQGQDQKTVIENIIKEANGNSQLEELAYEMLDKNGPRLVGSPQMQAANEWAVNKFESWGISARNEQWGEWRGWERGITHVDLIEPRVKTLEAMSLAWSPASNGPVTAEVVMIPDVADQAAFEAWLPTVKGKFVMINAAQPTGRPDYNWEKFGTEASIEKMRKDRNTILRAWSQRIRKTGYNSRTLPTALEDAGAVGILISNWSRGFGVNKIFGARTKKVPTVDIGLEDYGTLFRMVEHGDAPQIRVEVTSKELGMMPTYNTMAEIKGSEKPNEYVMLSAHFDSWDGGTGATDNGTGSLVMMEAMRILKKHYPNPKRTILAGLWGSEEQGLNGSSAFVQDNPKVVEGLQALFNQDNGTGRVVNISGQGFLHSYEFINRWLGAVPREYKSEIRTNFPGTPGGGGSDYASFVSAGAPGFSLSSLSWDYGSYTWHTNRDTYDKIVFDDVRNNAILTAILVYMASEDPKTFPRDKAELGTNPRNGQPRAWPTPRNPNRKGGQ
- a CDS encoding serine hydrolase; the protein is MKNLLATALLFISTISVAQNANIEERIKRIENGLLPVLQIKGEKIPTYNVNERLKQLRIPGMSVAFVKDGKVEWARAYGMSDVASNKPMTTETMLLAGSISKPVAALRAHQLVENGSLSLDTDVNEYLKSWKVPENEFTTKEKVTLRRILNHTAGLTVWGFPGYDKGDKIPSVSEVLDGKGNTDAVRVYKEPGKSWMYSGGGYTIMQLMITDVEGINFPETMQKNVLDPLGMTKSTFVNPLPEKYHGMAATGYRGNGQEVEGKWPIYPEMAAAGLWTTPTQLIQYAIEVQKINKDKKDGVLTYNSIEAMLTPGMNDHGLGPQAGKERFGHGGADEGFRANLIAWKNEPYAMVVMVNSDNGQIIQEMQLAIAKEYGLSGVEADVREIAKLSSEEFEKYTGKFQVGELGVVEVENTGKSLLFKAPFIQQRVEIVPQSETNFFDKADGTQIIFELAEGKVTGFKVQGLQAKRIIED